The genomic region GTGGCGAGGTGTGTTCGAGTTCTCTGCACGGAAGGTGGGGCCGAAGGTGTAGCAGTTCGAGAAGGCGAGTGCGAAGATCTCGGCCTCCAACTGCCCGCTTACCGTCAGAAAGGTGGGCTTGCCGAAGAAGTCTTGCGAGTAGTCCACGGAGCCTTCCGGCGTTCGCGGCAGGTTCATCAAGTCTAGCGTCGTCACGCCGAACATCGCGCCCGCCCCTTCGCAGTCCGAGGCAGTTATGATGGGCGTGTGGACCCAGAGAAACCCCCGCTCGTGGAAGAACCGATGGATGGCATAGGCGAGTGCGTGCCGCACCCGGAACACGGCGCCGAATGTGTTCGACCGCGTCCGAAGGTGCGCGATCTCGCGCAGGTACTCGAACGAGTGCCGCTTTTTCTGTAGTGGATACGTCGCAGGCTCCGCTTCGCCGAACAGCTCGACGGCTGAGACACGCAGCTCCACGGCCTGGCCTGCGGCGGGCGATTCCACGAGCTCTCCCTCTGCGCGGATGCATGCGCCCGTCGTGACCTTCGCGAGCAGATCGTCGGGCAGTACTCCGGCATCTACTACCAACTGCAGGTTGCTCATGCAGCTCCCGTCGTTCAGCTCGGCGAACGACACATTCGCCGAGTCGCGCCGGGTACGTACCCAGCCGTGCGCGACGACGCGGCGGCCGGGTTCCATACGCAAGATGGTCTTGACGGAGGTTGACGGGTCTAGCATCGGGCAAGAGACTCCTGGTGGGTCATCGGCATACAAGAACGAGAGTGTATCGGATAGGCTAGCGAGGGTGCAAGGAGCCCGGCCACGGTCTGCGGCAAGAAGCGACGCGCGGACGGCGAACTTCGGACTGAGAATAGGAGGACAGAGTGAGCAGCAAAAGGCGCCGTAGACGAGAGAACCCGGCCCATCGCCGTCTGCCTGTCGGTACGGCACCGGGGACGCTGATTGCCGATCCGACGGCGCGCGCCACCACGCTAAGGGTTATCGCCTACGGCCCACAAGGCTGCGTGGATCGATCGGGAACCGATCCACAAGCGGTTCGGCGCTACCGCGACGAGTGGCCGAACGTGTGGGTGGACGTCGTCGGCTTGGGCGACGTAGATCTCATCCGCGGCATCGGCGAGCAGTTCGGCCTGCACGTGCTCGCCCTGGAGGACGTGCTCAACCCACACCAGCGGCCGAAGCTGGAGGATTTCGAGAGCTATCGCTTTCTGGTGGTGCGTGCCGTGCACGGCGGCGAGAGCCTGCGCACCGAACAGCTCTGCCTGTTCCTCGGTGACGGCTACCTGGTCACGTTCCAGGAGGACGCCCAGGACTGCTTCGACCCCATCCGCAAACGCATCGCAGCCCGCGAGCCCGGCATCCTCGGCCGTGGGACCGACTATCTAATGTACTGCATCTTGGACGCAGTCGTGGATGCCTACTTTCCACCCCTCGAAGATCTGGGCGAGCGACTCGACGTGGTGGAGTCGCACATCCTGACCCGACCGGACGAGCACACGATGGCGCAGGTGTACGGAGTGAAGCGCGAGCTGCTCACCCTGCGCCGCGCGGTTTGGCCGCTTCGAGAGGCGGTCAACGCTCTCATCCGCGACACTTCTTCGCTCACTTCGGACGGCGTGCGGGTCTATCTGCGCGACTGCTACGACCACATCGTGCGGCTGATGGAGATCGTGGAGCTGAGCCGCGAGGTGTGCGCCGACCTGATGGACCTGTACGTCTCCGCCGTGAGCAACCGTCTGAACGAGGTGATGAAGGTACTCACTATCATCGCCACCGTGTTTATTCCGCTCACCTTCGTCACGGGCATCTACGGAATGAACTTCAACACCGAGCGCTCGCCGTGGAACATGCCCGAGCTCGACTGGCCTTTCGGCTACCTGTTCGCGCTCAGCCTGATGATGCTCATCGCGTTGCTGATGGTAGTGTTCTTCTGGCGGCGCGGCTGGATCGGGCCGCAGGGCGAGAGCGACACCCAGCACGAGGAGCACCCGTAGGCTCGGAGTCGGTCGGAAGGACCTCGGGCGTAGAGCGGGAATCGCTGGCCTCGTATGGAGGGTCTGAAGATCGTCGGTGTCTGCGTGTTGGCGTCGGTCGTCTACGGCCTGGTGCAGGATCAGATCACTTCGCGCATCTGCATCGAGTACTTCACCGTGTTCCACCCGCCGGTCATCGTCTCGGATTCTCCCACGCTGGTAGGTCTCGTGTGGGGGGTGATCGCTACCTGGTGGGTCGGCGTGTTGCTGGGAGCCCCGCTCGTTATGGTGTCGCGCCTCGGGTCGCGGCCGGAGCTGAATGCTGCGGACCTCGTCCGACCCATCGCTTGGCTGATGGTCGCAGTCGCGATTGGTGCGTTGGTGGCTGGGGTGGCAGGGTATATCGCCAGCAAGAACGGGTGGGCGTGGCCGCCAGAGTGGGTGGCGACGCAACTGCCGGTGGAGAAGCACGCAGCATTCATGGCGGATTGGTGGGCCCACCAGATGGCGTACGACGTCGGGTTCTTGGGTGGTATCGCACTCTGGGTGTATGCGTGGCTTCGGCGCCGAAAGCTGGCGCTGGAATTGACGTCGAAGGCAGCCGACCGCTCGCATCGCTGGTGAACTGGGGACGAAACAGGAGGCGGCAGTGACAGGGAGACTATTACTGCTCATACTAGGAGGAGTCATCACTATGTGCGCCGCTTCTGCACAAGAGAACCTCGCGCGCTCGGCCAAAGCGAGTGCATCCGAGTCCTATTCGGATCTGACACCCGACAAGGCGAACGACGGTGTGATGGAGTCGCGCTGGTCCGCCATTCCTGGACATAACGAAGGCGTGTGGTACCAGCTCGAGTGGCCCGCCGACGTTACGGTCGCAGAGGTGGTCATCCACCAATACGACCGGTATGTGTGGGAGCTAGACCTGCAGGCATGGGACGCTGAGCGCGGCGCATGGCGTACGCTTCGCCACGCGGGACGCGAGGGCCACAGTCTGCCGCGCGTGGTAGTGATCCGGTGCGAGCCGGTAGCCACTCGCAAGCTTCGCATCGCCAACATCACGCATGGCCCTAGCTTTACCGAGGTGCAGGTCTTCTCGGACCCGATGGCGATCCCGG from Fimbriimonadia bacterium harbors:
- the asnS gene encoding asparagine--tRNA ligase; amino-acid sequence: MLDPSTSVKTILRMEPGRRVVAHGWVRTRRDSANVSFAELNDGSCMSNLQLVVDAGVLPDDLLAKVTTGACIRAEGELVESPAAGQAVELRVSAVELFGEAEPATYPLQKKRHSFEYLREIAHLRTRSNTFGAVFRVRHALAYAIHRFFHERGFLWVHTPIITASDCEGAGAMFGVTTLDLMNLPRTPEGSVDYSQDFFGKPTFLTVSGQLEAEIFALAFSNCYTFGPTFRAENSNTPRHLAEFWMIEPEMAFCDLAGDADLAEEFLKYLISYALEHCREDLEFFTKRIDESVLPTLEHVVGSSFERISYTEAVELLEKADRPFEFPVFWGMDIQTEHERYLTEELFQRPVTVVDYPKSIKAFYMRRNDDGKTVAAMDILFPRIGEIVGGSQREERHDVLLQAIREHGLPEEPYWWYLELRKFGTVPHAGFGLGFERMVMFVTGMKNIRDVIPFPRAPLQAEF
- the corA gene encoding magnesium/cobalt transporter CorA, with amino-acid sequence MSSKRRRRRENPAHRRLPVGTAPGTLIADPTARATTLRVIAYGPQGCVDRSGTDPQAVRRYRDEWPNVWVDVVGLGDVDLIRGIGEQFGLHVLALEDVLNPHQRPKLEDFESYRFLVVRAVHGGESLRTEQLCLFLGDGYLVTFQEDAQDCFDPIRKRIAAREPGILGRGTDYLMYCILDAVVDAYFPPLEDLGERLDVVESHILTRPDEHTMAQVYGVKRELLTLRRAVWPLREAVNALIRDTSSLTSDGVRVYLRDCYDHIVRLMEIVELSREVCADLMDLYVSAVSNRLNEVMKVLTIIATVFIPLTFVTGIYGMNFNTERSPWNMPELDWPFGYLFALSLMMLIALLMVVFFWRRGWIGPQGESDTQHEEHP